From Aurantimicrobium sp. INA4, one genomic window encodes:
- a CDS encoding glycosyltransferase: MKTRVTAVIVARQGGEHLARTLDALSKQTRQPDVILAVDNSPKQNASAQFQAFGVSQVLVGKGRLSFGEALDVAARAFPAVTGPDDLLWFLAQDSAPEPTALSELIGALEVAPSVAVVGPKQMDWERPDYIREYGLTLAQGGRTISLVTDELDQAQHDQMSDVMGVGGNGMLVRQQVWSELGGFDHQLRVVDDALDFCVRARLAGHRVSVVPTARVLNAGDGVIGAVGTDSYRARKKRARQYRSAELYRRLVYSGSGMLMWHWLALMPAAVIRSLGQLLAKRPGAVSGEFRAALFAAFSGGAVGRARKNIKRIRQAPWSALAPLRISRADVRRRESLAREAIQIRMHGEKKPLHFFSGGGAWVTLILTIVSIGAFSTLVGANAISGGALLPLGAQVSDLWAQTLWGWREGAFSIVGPADGFSVVVALLGTLTFWQPSFSLVLLWFLAMPLAGLGAWLLAARLTQRAGIRAFIAVGYGLSPALLGALHDGRPAAVMTHILLPFLFFAGIRAARSWSASATTALLFAAVVACSPSLTPALLVVWIGTLLLTGRYVPRFLAIPIPAAALVAPIVVIQVFGLNLFGLAADPEPAAASAVAPHWQLALGFPTEGLGGWLQAASFLPWANPVASVWVAILVGVLVALAFVGLFSQYPIRAQLAVAVMVLGIVTAVFASGLQVSFNGSVAVNVWPGSGLSLAWLGLIVAAGTGASILRRFSYFPALAGIAAVSLLALPALAASSLGNSRVAPSNGQTLPAYVVAQAAISPQVGTLVLTPQPDGGLGSVLVHGTGMTLEATSTFVTTGAGFAAQEKLLAETVSNLASVSGNDSAKELSALGVGFVVLTDPLAELGEQPTPQSQAMSARVKATLDANAGIEIVGNTDAGLLWRYPGYSPDAVAPLQSVLPVEPWRIIIGSVQGLIILLTLLLAIPTGSVMLDARPKRYLPGLIESEEELASIDPLAGDQDDEQN; this comes from the coding sequence ATGAAAACGAGAGTTACAGCGGTAATCGTGGCGCGCCAAGGAGGCGAGCATCTTGCGCGAACCCTTGATGCACTCTCGAAGCAAACTCGTCAGCCAGATGTCATTCTTGCGGTGGATAATTCCCCCAAACAAAATGCGTCAGCACAGTTTCAAGCCTTCGGGGTGAGCCAAGTTCTTGTCGGCAAAGGCCGATTGAGTTTTGGTGAGGCACTTGATGTTGCTGCCCGAGCTTTTCCAGCGGTGACCGGCCCAGATGATCTGCTGTGGTTCTTAGCTCAAGACAGTGCTCCAGAGCCCACCGCACTGTCTGAACTGATTGGTGCTCTCGAAGTAGCCCCTTCGGTGGCAGTGGTGGGACCCAAACAAATGGATTGGGAACGTCCTGACTACATCCGTGAATACGGATTGACGTTGGCTCAAGGTGGCCGAACTATCTCCCTCGTTACCGATGAACTCGACCAGGCACAACACGACCAGATGAGCGATGTCATGGGTGTTGGCGGCAACGGCATGCTCGTTCGCCAGCAAGTCTGGAGTGAACTGGGCGGATTCGATCACCAGCTTCGCGTTGTCGATGACGCCCTCGATTTCTGTGTTCGCGCTCGTCTTGCAGGCCACCGCGTCTCTGTCGTCCCCACCGCACGCGTGCTCAACGCCGGAGATGGCGTTATTGGTGCTGTGGGAACAGACAGCTACCGCGCTCGTAAAAAGCGTGCACGTCAGTACCGCTCTGCAGAGCTTTATCGTCGCCTGGTTTACTCCGGTTCTGGAATGTTGATGTGGCACTGGCTGGCGTTGATGCCGGCTGCTGTCATTCGCTCCCTCGGTCAACTTTTGGCGAAGCGTCCTGGTGCTGTTTCCGGCGAATTCCGTGCCGCTCTCTTTGCTGCATTCTCGGGAGGAGCCGTCGGTCGGGCACGCAAGAACATCAAGCGCATCCGCCAAGCTCCCTGGTCTGCACTGGCCCCCTTGCGGATTTCCCGCGCTGATGTTCGTCGCCGGGAATCTCTTGCGCGTGAGGCAATCCAGATTCGCATGCACGGAGAAAAGAAGCCACTGCATTTCTTCTCTGGTGGTGGAGCATGGGTCACCCTCATCCTCACGATTGTGTCCATTGGTGCGTTCTCCACCTTGGTGGGCGCTAACGCTATTTCAGGTGGTGCTCTGCTTCCCTTGGGTGCTCAGGTCTCAGATCTGTGGGCACAAACACTGTGGGGTTGGCGCGAGGGCGCATTTAGTATCGTCGGTCCAGCTGACGGCTTCTCGGTTGTAGTTGCCCTGCTGGGTACTCTCACCTTTTGGCAGCCTTCGTTCTCGTTAGTGCTGCTGTGGTTCTTAGCCATGCCCCTGGCAGGTCTCGGTGCTTGGCTTCTTGCCGCAAGACTCACACAGCGGGCAGGCATTCGCGCTTTTATCGCTGTCGGTTATGGGCTGAGCCCCGCACTTTTGGGAGCACTTCATGATGGCCGCCCTGCCGCCGTGATGACGCACATTCTGCTGCCCTTCCTCTTTTTTGCAGGTATTCGTGCCGCCCGCTCGTGGTCTGCTTCTGCGACAACGGCACTGTTGTTTGCCGCAGTGGTGGCATGCTCACCGTCCTTGACTCCAGCCCTGCTGGTGGTTTGGATTGGGACACTGCTCTTGACTGGTAGGTATGTGCCTCGGTTCTTGGCCATCCCCATTCCCGCAGCTGCGTTAGTTGCACCCATCGTGGTGATTCAAGTTTTTGGTCTCAATCTCTTTGGGCTTGCCGCGGATCCTGAACCAGCTGCAGCCAGCGCTGTTGCGCCCCACTGGCAGCTCGCTCTCGGCTTCCCCACCGAAGGCCTTGGAGGCTGGTTGCAAGCTGCCAGTTTCCTTCCTTGGGCTAATCCGGTTGCCAGCGTCTGGGTCGCCATCTTGGTGGGTGTCCTTGTCGCGTTGGCTTTCGTGGGACTGTTCTCGCAGTACCCCATCCGGGCGCAGCTTGCTGTTGCTGTGATGGTGCTAGGTATTGTCACCGCAGTATTCGCCTCAGGCTTGCAGGTGTCTTTCAACGGGTCCGTAGCGGTCAATGTGTGGCCAGGTAGTGGTTTGAGCCTGGCGTGGCTGGGATTGATTGTGGCAGCAGGTACTGGCGCCTCTATTCTTCGGCGCTTCTCCTACTTCCCTGCCCTGGCCGGTATCGCTGCCGTGTCCCTTTTGGCTCTGCCCGCGTTGGCTGCATCGAGCCTGGGTAACTCTCGAGTTGCCCCCAGCAACGGACAAACACTTCCTGCTTATGTTGTTGCCCAAGCAGCCATATCTCCTCAGGTGGGAACTCTCGTCCTCACGCCACAACCTGACGGCGGTCTGGGCTCGGTGTTGGTGCACGGGACCGGCATGACCTTGGAAGCTACTTCCACCTTTGTCACCACCGGAGCTGGTTTTGCTGCCCAAGAGAAGCTTCTTGCCGAGACCGTGAGCAACCTCGCATCGGTCAGCGGCAATGATTCAGCCAAAGAACTCTCTGCGCTGGGTGTGGGCTTTGTTGTTCTCACTGATCCTCTTGCCGAACTAGGGGAACAGCCAACACCACAGTCTCAAGCAATGTCTGCTCGAGTGAAAGCAACCTTGGATGCCAATGCGGGTATCGAGATTGTGGGAAATACTGATGCAGGTTTGCTCTGGCGCTACCCCGGTTATTCCCCCGACGCAGTTGCTCCTCTTCAATCGGTTCTCCCGGTTGAACCGTGGCGCATCATCATCGGTTCCGTTCAGGGCCTCATTATTCTCCTGACGCTCCTGCTCGCCATTCCCACCGGAAGCGTCATGCTCGATGCACGCCCCAAGCGCTATCTGCCCGGCTTGATTGAAAGCGAAGAGGAACTTGCCTCGATAGACCCGTTGGCAGGTGATCAAGATGACGAACAAAACTAA
- a CDS encoding WhiB family transcriptional regulator — MAPEYRASVPENWFVDPVRLGVPGTPSSRNIDLDDNPLAWQADALCAQTDPESFFPEKGGSTRDAKKICTSCEVRSECLEYALSNDERFGIWGGLSERERRKLRRRA; from the coding sequence ATGGCACCGGAATATCGCGCAAGCGTTCCAGAGAATTGGTTTGTTGATCCAGTTCGTTTGGGAGTTCCAGGAACCCCTTCTTCTCGCAACATCGACCTCGATGACAACCCTCTCGCGTGGCAGGCTGACGCACTGTGTGCACAGACTGACCCAGAATCTTTCTTCCCTGAAAAGGGTGGTTCGACCAGAGATGCAAAGAAGATTTGCACCTCGTGCGAAGTTCGCAGTGAATGCCTCGAATATGCGCTGTCTAACGATGAGCGATTTGGCATTTGGGGCGGGCTGAGTGAGCGTGAGCGTCGCAAGCTGCGTCGCCGCGCATAA
- the manA gene encoding mannose-6-phosphate isomerase, class I, whose product MIRVDNTPRDYAWGSLTDIAELRGVEPTGKPEAELWLGTHPGSPTQILDVAQADGAGTIVDFLTQRGDAPLPYLLKILAAAHPLSIQAHPSPEQAREGYARENAAGIALDSPVRNYKDDAHKPELIFALSERFEALCGFRPISDTVAELERLAVANAQACSPTSALTEFSQQLLDRGDRALAWAVEWALSGEKARALVSEISTAGALTKHELLIELARDYPGDPGIVVALLLNRVTLCRGQALYLPAGNMHAYIRGLGIEIMAASDNVLRGGLTSKHVDVPELLSVVKTDVLPVPLLEAVQVSPGVDIFEPDVPDFSLAHVHLEGDISQTKAIVLRRHAIVTCTSGKLIITGHESDIELSQGQHAFISAEEQAITVRGVGELFIAL is encoded by the coding sequence ATGATTCGAGTCGATAACACTCCACGCGACTATGCCTGGGGCTCGTTGACCGATATTGCTGAGCTCAGGGGAGTAGAGCCCACCGGAAAGCCAGAAGCAGAATTGTGGCTGGGCACACATCCAGGCTCACCCACCCAGATTCTTGACGTGGCACAGGCCGATGGTGCAGGCACCATTGTAGATTTTCTTACCCAAAGAGGTGATGCACCGCTGCCATACCTGCTGAAGATACTGGCTGCAGCACACCCTCTGTCTATTCAGGCACACCCTTCACCAGAACAGGCACGTGAGGGATATGCCCGCGAAAACGCGGCAGGAATTGCCCTGGATTCCCCGGTACGAAACTACAAAGACGACGCCCACAAACCAGAGTTGATCTTTGCCTTGAGCGAGAGATTTGAAGCTCTGTGTGGGTTCAGACCAATAAGTGACACCGTTGCTGAGCTGGAGCGTCTCGCTGTAGCGAATGCGCAGGCTTGTTCTCCCACTTCGGCACTGACGGAGTTTTCTCAGCAGCTACTTGATCGTGGTGATCGAGCACTTGCCTGGGCTGTTGAGTGGGCATTGAGCGGGGAGAAAGCACGGGCCCTGGTGTCCGAAATTTCTACCGCCGGTGCACTTACCAAACACGAGCTGCTCATCGAGCTTGCACGTGACTACCCCGGAGACCCCGGCATCGTGGTTGCTCTGCTACTTAATCGTGTGACACTGTGCCGAGGCCAAGCACTGTATTTGCCCGCTGGAAATATGCACGCCTACATTCGAGGCCTGGGTATCGAGATCATGGCTGCCAGTGACAATGTCCTTCGTGGAGGTCTCACCTCAAAGCATGTTGATGTTCCGGAGTTGCTCTCTGTCGTCAAGACTGATGTGCTTCCTGTGCCCTTGCTTGAAGCAGTTCAGGTGAGCCCTGGTGTTGACATCTTTGAACCAGATGTTCCTGATTTTTCTCTGGCACACGTCCATCTCGAAGGCGACATCTCGCAGACGAAAGCCATTGTGTTACGCCGTCACGCAATTGTTACGTGCACCTCAGGAAAGCTCATCATCACCGGACATGAGTCCGATATTGAATTGTCTCAAGGGCAACATGCCTTTATTTCTGCGGAAGAACAGGCAATTACGGTCCGTGGCGTCGGCGAACTCTTCATCGCGCTTTAG
- a CDS encoding O-antigen ligase family protein, which yields MPAKEYRKAKTGLAVVALFMLFAGEAIRNLVGWDIFMGLSVVLTLIYIVVIFRARHLIHWRSIPFWLAFFSLWAVASLLWAYSPPNTALTLWPFVEVTIAGVGIALTLPWGDFVRALGTTLRWILGLSLVFELWVAVFVGHAIYPVWVDTSEGKIPAVYQWSRNLLFEGGPIQGIVGNRNQLGFIAVIALIIFFVQLADKTVWRSWGFIWVGLSLFTIAFTRSATDLIALVVVMVVAVFALWARAVPQSKRRPLYFTAAGLVFFAAVFITFAQGFLLNLLGKSEDLTGRSDTWAAVAELAQQRPIFGWGWLSPWVPWLEPFNNLAVHNGVHYLQAHNTWLDVWLQVGYIGVIALAFAMIGLLWRSWFIAVDRPRWDLVEERPYSANSLVPVLITAALLTQSFAESQLIVQSGWALVVALSLTVMVPTRITKALR from the coding sequence ATGCCCGCCAAAGAATATAGAAAAGCTAAGACTGGCCTTGCCGTCGTTGCGCTGTTCATGCTCTTTGCCGGGGAAGCTATTCGCAACCTGGTTGGTTGGGATATCTTCATGGGCCTCAGCGTCGTTTTGACGCTGATTTATATCGTGGTCATCTTCCGTGCTCGTCACCTTATTCACTGGAGAAGCATCCCCTTCTGGCTTGCATTCTTCTCGTTGTGGGCGGTGGCATCCCTGCTGTGGGCGTATTCGCCACCCAACACTGCGCTTACGTTGTGGCCCTTTGTTGAGGTCACGATTGCTGGTGTGGGTATTGCCCTGACCCTGCCGTGGGGTGATTTTGTGCGTGCCCTGGGAACAACCCTGCGTTGGATACTTGGACTTTCACTGGTCTTTGAACTGTGGGTTGCCGTTTTTGTCGGTCACGCGATTTATCCGGTGTGGGTAGATACCAGCGAAGGAAAAATCCCTGCTGTATACCAATGGAGCCGGAACCTGCTGTTTGAAGGTGGTCCCATCCAAGGGATAGTGGGAAACCGTAACCAGCTCGGTTTCATTGCAGTTATCGCTCTCATCATCTTCTTTGTCCAATTGGCAGACAAGACTGTGTGGCGAAGCTGGGGTTTCATCTGGGTTGGGCTCTCCCTGTTCACAATCGCATTCACCCGATCAGCAACGGACCTCATTGCACTCGTTGTGGTGATGGTTGTCGCTGTGTTTGCGCTGTGGGCACGAGCCGTTCCGCAAAGTAAACGTCGCCCCTTGTATTTCACTGCCGCAGGATTAGTATTCTTCGCTGCGGTCTTCATCACCTTCGCCCAAGGATTCCTTCTGAACCTGCTGGGCAAGAGTGAAGATCTCACCGGCCGCAGTGACACCTGGGCAGCGGTGGCCGAGCTAGCTCAGCAACGACCCATCTTTGGTTGGGGTTGGCTTAGCCCCTGGGTTCCCTGGCTTGAACCCTTCAACAACTTGGCCGTGCACAACGGAGTTCACTACCTGCAAGCACACAACACGTGGTTAGACGTGTGGCTGCAGGTTGGCTATATCGGTGTGATTGCTCTGGCGTTTGCCATGATTGGACTGCTGTGGCGGTCCTGGTTTATTGCCGTAGACCGCCCCCGCTGGGATTTGGTTGAAGAACGCCCCTACAGTGCTAACTCTCTGGTTCCCGTATTGATCACGGCCGCCTTGCTCACGCAAAGCTTTGCTG